AAGGGCCGCCGGGCCTGCTCCTGCGCTTTTGGGACGATCCCGAGGCCGCCTTGGCCGCAAGCGACGCCGACGCCGTCTACGTGACCACGGAAAACAGCCGCCATGCGACGCTCGCCCTGGCCGCCCTGGCCTCCGGCCGCCACGTCATCGTGGACAAACCCGCTTTCCTCGACCTTGCAAGCGCCGAGCGTGCCTGCGATCTGGCCGCGAAAAAGAACCGCGTCCTGGCCGAAGCCACGGTCTGGGCCGAGCATCCGCGCGTCGCCGGCCTGATACAGGCCTTTGCCGACAGGGACACGGCCCCCGCGCGCATCGTCGCCACCTTCTCCTTCCCGCCGCTGCCGCCGGAAAATTTCCGCCACCGCCCCGAACTCGGCGGCGGGGCGCTTTTCGATCTCGGCCCCTACGCCGTAAGCCCCGGCCGCGTCCTTTTCGACACCGAGCCCGAGGAAGTCGTCTGCCGCATCACCTCGCGCGGCCCGGCCGTGGAAACGGCCTTCACCTGTCTGCTCGTTTACCCAGGCGGACGCAGCCTGGCCGGCACCTTTGGTTTCGACACCGGCTACGTCAACCGCCTGGATGTCCTCGGCCCCGGACTCGCCGCCTCCATGGACCGGGCCTTCACCCCGCCGCCGGGCGCGGCCCTGCCCCTTTCCTGCAACACCCCCCGAGGCGTACGATGCGTCGACTTCGAGCCCGCCGACGCCTTTGCCCGCTTTTTTGCCCGGGCCTTTGCCGCCATGGAGCGCGGCGACGGCGACGCCTTTATCGCCACGTTGCTCGCCGACGCGCGCACGTTGGCGCGGCTGCGGTCGAGCGCCGGGTAAGGCGGGTAGGCTGGCTGGGAGGAGACGGGGAGACG
This genomic stretch from Solidesulfovibrio fructosivorans JJ] harbors:
- a CDS encoding Gfo/Idh/MocA family protein is translated as MRLLVCGGSDIFARRVLPGLPGLGVTALDVASRSGRRMEGPPGLLLRFWDDPEAALAASDADAVYVTTENSRHATLALAALASGRHVIVDKPAFLDLASAERACDLAAKKNRVLAEATVWAEHPRVAGLIQAFADRDTAPARIVATFSFPPLPPENFRHRPELGGGALFDLGPYAVSPGRVLFDTEPEEVVCRITSRGPAVETAFTCLLVYPGGRSLAGTFGFDTGYVNRLDVLGPGLAASMDRAFTPPPGAALPLSCNTPRGVRCVDFEPADAFARFFARAFAAMERGDGDAFIATLLADARTLARLRSSAG